Sequence from the Neomonachus schauinslandi chromosome 9, ASM220157v2, whole genome shotgun sequence genome:
aaccaactgagccacccaggcgcccagttacaTTACTAATTTAACATTACTAACACATTACTTATCTGACAGGGAAACAAATGCTCAATTCTGTGAGATAAAAGGGAATGttattctgtgtatgtgtgtgtgtgtgtgtgtgttttctttaaacaCAGTGAAAGCTTTTGTCCCCAACAAGATCTATCCTGGTTCACCTGCACAGTGTTAGGGCAAAATCAACTTAGTTTTCATTGATTTGACTAAAGCTTGTGAATCCCCTATATAAACTCTAATTTTTAATGACGTCTATCCAAGCCACCTATCCAAGGAGATGCAAGTTTATGTTAGAAGTGGTGgtgttgtgggcgcctgggtggctcagatggttaagcgtctgcctttggctcaggtcatgaccccagggtcctgggatcgagtcccgcattgggctcccggctcggcggggagcctgcttctccctctgaccctctcccctctcgtgctgtttctctctcgctcgctctctaaaaaataaataaaatcttaaaaaaaaaaaaaaagaagaagtggtgtcGTTGTTTGTCGTACATGACAAGCAGAGGCAGACGTGTCAGGACGACAAGTCGCACCTCTTCAGAACCATGCTGTGTCACTGCACTTTCTCCGTGCCTTCCAATTCTATTTGCCCCTCCTTTCCCTGCTAGTCTGTAGTCTTCCTAGTGGACAGGGATCACATCGTACTCACAGTTTGATTTCCAGTTCCTGACCCAGGACAGTTGCTCAATAAAAGTTAACTGAGTAAgactgcaaaaacaaacaaatactggATACCCACGTGCCAGGTTTTTAAGGGATCGAGATCTTTCTGCAAACTATTCATATAAGCATTCCCCAAAtcctttttagttttcttttctttcttttttttttttctaatctctagGCTATAGATAAAGAAGAAGGGACTAAGAGAGGTTGaatgacttacccaagatcactCAAATTCCCATGTTAGGCTTCTGACAGAAGAACATCAGAACCCTTCCTACCTTCCCACAGTCATCTCAGAATTAATCAATGCAAGACTGAATTAATTTATGCAGGGTCATTTATCTCTACTTTCGATTTGCCTATTTCTATTTAAGATCCACTTCTACACACTACACGCTTTTAGCATAAGTTTAGGGATTTAGGAAGGAGAGCACAAAGATTAGCTAATCCAGGTACTACTCCCAAAGCTAAGGAGCTACCGACTTGGCAGTTATGAGGGAACCGGAAGTAGTAAAGAGGCTAGCCTTGCACTTTACTTCAGTGCAGGTGACTGACTGTCAACGAATACACAGGACACATGGTTCATATACTTCTAAGCAAACTGAATCTAGTGAAATAAAAAGATGTCTACGTACTTGTTTAGTATTGTATGACATTCTTACTTGCTTAGGCCTTGCCCCGTACCTTATGATACTGTGCTACTTTGCGGGACTATTCTTAGGtatagaaacagaaaaggcaGAGATCTTTGACCAAGACTGATAAGTATTAAAGTCAAAACTAAATTTCGGAATTTCTAATATCTATTCCTTTGTTCAGGTAAAAAATTTTCCTAACAGTGAGTTTTGttgtcttatttattattttttaaagattttattttcaagtaatcactacacccaaggtggggctcaaacctacaaccccgagattaagagccgcacgctccactgactgagccagccaggcgcaccAGTGAGTTTTGCTGTTTTAAATGATAAGCTGCTCTTGGGTAGGGCTTTCTGCTATTCCAAAGTGAGGATTCTGGTTCAAAGGGTGCAGAGAGGTGACTCTGCCTAGAAAAGCTCACATGTAGGACAAGACACTTGCAAATCTGGAGGCAGAGTATTCTGCTGTGACTTAGCTCTGATCCAACAGCTAGAGAACAGTGCAGTCAGGTGTGCTGTTTTAGAAGAGACATTTTATAAGAGGTGGGAAAACATCCTCTCAACACAATGATTGCAAAACTCACCCAGTGCAAAGAATGCCTAATTATGGCAGAAATATTTAGCCATagacaagaaataaattaatttgggggGTGAGGGTCAAAGCAAAGTAACACTGCaaatcaaaagttttttttttcaaaaaaaaaatccaatttcccCATGTTAACCAAAAGACTTTAGAATTAATAAGAATTCCTAGGGAAAAAAGTTTTCCTTACAAAactcatagggcgcctgggtggtgcagtcagttgagtgtccgcctcttggttttggctcaggttgtgatctcagggtcatgagatcgagccccgagtcaggctccacgctcagcgtggagtctgcttgagattctctctccttctccctctgcccctcgcccctgctctctctttctctaaaaacaaataaataaatcttaaaaaaaaaaaaattttggagcTGCAAGGTGTTGTGTTCTCAGTTAACACCCTTCCTGTCCCCCGCCCCCTCAAGTGATAGagatagcaacatttttttttcccctaataagAAAAGCGACTGACCCTTAGTCCTGCTTCAGTGAGCTCCAGGCAGtatctgttcctttctcttgtctCCACATTGATATAGGCCACATCGTCGGCACAGTGCAGGTTTTTTGAGACAAACATGTTGTTAACAGCAAAGAGAACGTCATTTACAACTGCTTCGGCTTCTAGCTTCATGTCTTTCGTATCAGCTTCTTCAAAACCATTAAGCTCTGCATCTTCTTCAAACCCTGACATACTGCTCAGCTCCATGGGATTATAGTCTGTTTCCATTCTGCAAAGGAGTAGATATAAAACATGTTTATAGAGAGACATTCCGAATATTACTGTTTGATTAAAGGGAGCTATGCCTTAATAGAAAACATTAACTGGCTCGCAACTTTTATGGAAAATATTGTCTAAAACCATTTTCAGTTTTAGTTACAGAAGTGTATAGGTTTTCAAAAAAAGATCCGTTTTCCACTCCTCCCCCAAAGGTTAATTCCCACAATGACATTAATTTAGAATATTAGTTTTCAGCTATTTCCAACAATGCCTCAGTAAAAATCTTAGtacatacttcattttttaaaagattttatttatttatttgacagagagagagagagagagcacaagcaggggagagaggcagagggagagggacaagcagactccccactgagcagggagcctgatgcggggctcaatcccaggaccctgggatcatgacctgagccgaaggcagatgcttaactgattgagccacccaggcgcccccatacttctttttaatatgtaatatgtagatatttaaaattggaattgctgagtcaaagtGTACGCTCATTTTAACTTTCAACAGATATTGCTGACTCACCTTCACAAAAAGGCTGTACTGATTTAACCTCCATGAATAGAATATGAAGGACTACGCTTTTTCATTACCCTCTTTACAATCCTTGTTAGTATTTGCCAATTTGAGAGGCAAAGAATGATGCCTCACtgtttgaatatttatttctctgattaaaCATCTTTTTGATATTTATAGGGTATTCTTAGTTCCAAGATCATATAGCTGTAAAAAACAAACGGAAATGAACTCAGACCATTAAATCAGAATTCAAATCTTTACCTACTACAGTACATGACTTCTCAATGGCTTCTTTTATGACTTCTGGATTTGGGGTTTTGCTTATGAAGGCCTTCCCCACTCcctgattacattttaaaaacctcttgTCTTCTGAGTTCTCATTGTCTATATATACAGATAACTTTCTGAcccacctggaatttattttatgtagCTTTAATTTTGAAATGGATGGCTTactgtcccaacaccatttattgaatgactgACTCATGTTTTTACCACTTCTCTGAACTGATCCaaatattataatttgaaaaacattatttctcaGGCTAACTCAATCCAACATTACTGCCAGGTTGCTATGGAGTTCTAGCTTCTCTCTGTGACTGGGGTAGCAGTGAGTAttgttaaaattcaaaatgtatgaaTGAGAAAAGTTAGTGAATGTCAAATTGCACTGCAATGTAggcttttaaagaagaaaatatgctttctttttagcTGCAGGCTTTAAAAGTAAGTTAAGAttccatttctcaaaaaaaaaaaaaaaaaaaaaaaagatttcaattcTCTGAACTGGATTAAGCATCTACTGTCCTGAATGTAGCAGCATTCTTCAACTTGGCATGagcatttaatataatttctctATTATCTTAAAAATTCCATCTCTTTTTCTACAGTTACTGACTTGTGCCCTATTTGTAGTATTAAAAGTCCTCTAAGTTAGTGGTTTTTACCTTGGCCACTGACCCCACCTCAGAGAAAGTGAATCAAAATCTCCGGGagatttttctgcatattttttaagtttagagAATTCTACTCCTCTAAAATTATTCACAAAAATCTTAAGGAGTTAGAGTTCTTGTAGCTGCACATCATTTGCCATCATTAAAGGCAAGCTATTTGCTGAAGGCAGTTTATGATAAACTTTGTCAAGTCATTTCAAAAAATTGCATAGCAAATGTACTAATAATATATTCCTCCAATCCTATTCCAACTAATGATATGTTTTAAGGCTCCTTTACCTTGTCTTCCATGGTACTTTACAGACTTAGTCACTCATTACTAGCAAGTTGATTATAAATTTATCTATTGCTGGAGCAATTTGTCAGATAACTGGAATctaatatagacatatatatgaaaatgaaaatatttgtttttctaaaaatttctacCTAACcctaaaaataatcattatgcTCCTTAACATTATACTTGGTTTTATGTATAAGAAAAGAgcccattttgatttttttttttacagagtcAGTTTTGAAGATTTTGAAATGGAACGGCCCACTGTAAGTCTCTTAACATCATGAATACCGAACATCTTTGTTTTGCTTAAGTGATCAAGGACCTCAATTATGGATGTCAGAAATAATAATCACtacataaaaagatgtttatatGAGAAAGCTTGTTGACAAGCTTTTAAAGCAAGAGTCTAATTCACTGCAATTAGGACCTTAATGATGGAGAAAGACGAAGAATCCAACACCAGAATGGAAGAAACCCTCACAGGTCAGGAAAGTAGGTCATCAAGCTGTTGCTATGTAATAATTAGCACCAATGGGCAAAAAAGACACAACATTCCTAACTGCAAACTTTTagattttttctaaaatgtcttggggcacctgggtggtgcagtcggttgagcgtctgactcttgatttcggctcaggtcatgatctcagggtcgtgagatcgagccctgtgttgggctctgtgctgggcatggaggctacttgggattctctctctccctctgtgccccctggCCACCCAtgctgtgctcgctctctctctctcaaaaaaaaaaaaaaaaaaagtctttatgatgcataaaaaaagacacatttagaACTTCTGGTGATGATAGACATGAAAC
This genomic interval carries:
- the LOC110571551 gene encoding GSK3B-interacting protein, producing the protein METDYNPMELSSMSGFEEDAELNGFEEADTKDMKLEAEAVVNDVLFAVNNMFVSKNLHCADDVAYINVETRERNRYCLELTEAGLRVVGYAFDQVDDHLHTPYHETVYSLLDTLSPAYREAFGNALLQRLEALKRDG